One Littorina saxatilis isolate snail1 linkage group LG12, US_GU_Lsax_2.0, whole genome shotgun sequence genomic region harbors:
- the LOC138981020 gene encoding dnaJ homolog subfamily B member 6-like isoform X2: MPASKGGICYYIVLGVEKSSTDREIKKAYRRLALKWHPDKNPNNKDEAEKKFKEISEAYDVLSDKKKREVYDRYGKEGVHPDNFQDDDFAHSAGHHHFHFQFRTPEEIFRDFFGTDDPFSRIFGGFPSANDGFFSSSFFSNDPFASSGFWHHHHPRGQHQPQRRRRADRGEGVSATQQQRAYSSHPSLSGQRVAHNNLLPSSRLFGPSLDSFFFFPPSSAGFSQFSSTSFGGPTGGGNFRSTSTSTKYVNGKKVITKKVVENGQETVLVEEDGVLKSRCINGVQQAVDGGSKPSIRA, translated from the exons ATGCCGGCCAGCAAGGGTGGTATATGTTACTACATCGTCTTGGGGGTGGAGAAGAGCTCCACAGATAGAGAAATCAAGAAGGC GTATCGGAGACTAGCATTGAAATGGCATCCAGACAAAAATCCCAACAACAAAGATGAAGCAGAAAAGAAGTTCAAAGAAATCTCAGAGGCCTATGATGTTCTCTCCGACA AGAAGAAGCGGGAAGTGTACGATAGGTACGGCAAGGAGGGTGTGCACCCTGACAACTTCCAGGATGACGACTTTGCTCACAGCGCCGGTCACCACCATTTCCACTTCCAGTTCCGCACACCCGAGGAGATCTTCAGGGATTTCTTTGGCACCGATGACCCTTTCTCCAGGATCTTTGGTG GATTCCCTTCAGCCAACGACGGATTCTTCTCCTCGTCCTTCTTCTCCAACGACCCCTTTGCTAGCTCTGG TTTCTGGCACCACCATCACCCCAGGGGGCAACACCAGCCGCAGAGACGTCGCCGTGCGGACCGCGGGGAGGGAGTGAGCGCCACGCAGCAGCAGAGAGCTTACTCATCCCACCCATCTCTGTCCGGCCAGCGAGTTGCTCACAACAATCTCTTGCCGTCGTCTCGTCTCTTTGGCCCCTCGCTGGacagtttcttcttttttcctccCAGCTCGGCGGG GTTTTCTCAGTTCTCCAGCACTAGCTTCGGGGGACcaacagggggaggtaacttCCGCTCTACGTCCACCTCCACCAAATACGTCAACGGCAAGAAAGTCATCACCAAGAA AGTTGTGGAGAACGGACAAGAGACGGTGCTGGTGGAGGAGGATGGTGTTCTCAAGTCTCGCTGCATCAACGGTGTACAGCAAGCTGTAGACGGCGGCTCCAAACCCAGCATCCGGGCTTAG
- the LOC138981020 gene encoding dnaJ homolog subfamily B member 6-like isoform X4 — protein sequence MPASKGGICYYIVLGVEKSSTDREIKKAYRRLALKWHPDKNPNNKDEAEKKFKEISEAYDVLSDKKKREVYDRYGKEGVHPDNFQDDDFAHSAGHHHFHFQFRTPEEIFRDFFGTDDPFSRIFGGFPSANDGFFSSSFFSNDPFASSGFSQFSSTSFGGPTGGGNFRSTSTSTKYVNGKKVITKKVVENGQETVLVEEDGVLKSRCINGVQQAVDGGSKPSIRA from the exons ATGCCGGCCAGCAAGGGTGGTATATGTTACTACATCGTCTTGGGGGTGGAGAAGAGCTCCACAGATAGAGAAATCAAGAAGGC GTATCGGAGACTAGCATTGAAATGGCATCCAGACAAAAATCCCAACAACAAAGATGAAGCAGAAAAGAAGTTCAAAGAAATCTCAGAGGCCTATGATGTTCTCTCCGACA AGAAGAAGCGGGAAGTGTACGATAGGTACGGCAAGGAGGGTGTGCACCCTGACAACTTCCAGGATGACGACTTTGCTCACAGCGCCGGTCACCACCATTTCCACTTCCAGTTCCGCACACCCGAGGAGATCTTCAGGGATTTCTTTGGCACCGATGACCCTTTCTCCAGGATCTTTGGTG GATTCCCTTCAGCCAACGACGGATTCTTCTCCTCGTCCTTCTTCTCCAACGACCCCTTTGCTAGCTCTGG GTTTTCTCAGTTCTCCAGCACTAGCTTCGGGGGACcaacagggggaggtaacttCCGCTCTACGTCCACCTCCACCAAATACGTCAACGGCAAGAAAGTCATCACCAAGAA AGTTGTGGAGAACGGACAAGAGACGGTGCTGGTGGAGGAGGATGGTGTTCTCAAGTCTCGCTGCATCAACGGTGTACAGCAAGCTGTAGACGGCGGCTCCAAACCCAGCATCCGGGCTTAG
- the LOC138981020 gene encoding dnaJ homolog subfamily B member 6-like isoform X3, translated as MPASKGGICYYIVLGVEKSSTDREIKKAYRRLALKWHPDKNPNNKDEAEKKFKEISEAYDVLSDKKKREVYDRYGKEGVHPDNFQDDDFAHSAGHHHFHFQFRTPEEIFRDFFGTDDPFSRIFGGGFQSGNMFEQSFTGFPSANDGFFSSSFFSNDPFASSGFSQFSSTSFGGPTGGGNFRSTSTSTKYVNGKKVITKKVVENGQETVLVEEDGVLKSRCINGVQQAVDGGSKPSIRA; from the exons ATGCCGGCCAGCAAGGGTGGTATATGTTACTACATCGTCTTGGGGGTGGAGAAGAGCTCCACAGATAGAGAAATCAAGAAGGC GTATCGGAGACTAGCATTGAAATGGCATCCAGACAAAAATCCCAACAACAAAGATGAAGCAGAAAAGAAGTTCAAAGAAATCTCAGAGGCCTATGATGTTCTCTCCGACA AGAAGAAGCGGGAAGTGTACGATAGGTACGGCAAGGAGGGTGTGCACCCTGACAACTTCCAGGATGACGACTTTGCTCACAGCGCCGGTCACCACCATTTCCACTTCCAGTTCCGCACACCCGAGGAGATCTTCAGGGATTTCTTTGGCACCGATGACCCTTTCTCCAGGATCTTTGGTG GTGGCTTCCAGTCAGGGAACATGTTCGAACAATCTTTTACAGGATTCCCTTCAGCCAACGACGGATTCTTCTCCTCGTCCTTCTTCTCCAACGACCCCTTTGCTAGCTCTGG GTTTTCTCAGTTCTCCAGCACTAGCTTCGGGGGACcaacagggggaggtaacttCCGCTCTACGTCCACCTCCACCAAATACGTCAACGGCAAGAAAGTCATCACCAAGAA AGTTGTGGAGAACGGACAAGAGACGGTGCTGGTGGAGGAGGATGGTGTTCTCAAGTCTCGCTGCATCAACGGTGTACAGCAAGCTGTAGACGGCGGCTCCAAACCCAGCATCCGGGCTTAG
- the LOC138981020 gene encoding dnaJ homolog subfamily B member 6-like isoform X1 codes for MPASKGGICYYIVLGVEKSSTDREIKKAYRRLALKWHPDKNPNNKDEAEKKFKEISEAYDVLSDKKKREVYDRYGKEGVHPDNFQDDDFAHSAGHHHFHFQFRTPEEIFRDFFGTDDPFSRIFGGGFQSGNMFEQSFTGFPSANDGFFSSSFFSNDPFASSGFWHHHHPRGQHQPQRRRRADRGEGVSATQQQRAYSSHPSLSGQRVAHNNLLPSSRLFGPSLDSFFFFPPSSAGFSQFSSTSFGGPTGGGNFRSTSTSTKYVNGKKVITKKVVENGQETVLVEEDGVLKSRCINGVQQAVDGGSKPSIRA; via the exons ATGCCGGCCAGCAAGGGTGGTATATGTTACTACATCGTCTTGGGGGTGGAGAAGAGCTCCACAGATAGAGAAATCAAGAAGGC GTATCGGAGACTAGCATTGAAATGGCATCCAGACAAAAATCCCAACAACAAAGATGAAGCAGAAAAGAAGTTCAAAGAAATCTCAGAGGCCTATGATGTTCTCTCCGACA AGAAGAAGCGGGAAGTGTACGATAGGTACGGCAAGGAGGGTGTGCACCCTGACAACTTCCAGGATGACGACTTTGCTCACAGCGCCGGTCACCACCATTTCCACTTCCAGTTCCGCACACCCGAGGAGATCTTCAGGGATTTCTTTGGCACCGATGACCCTTTCTCCAGGATCTTTGGTG GTGGCTTCCAGTCAGGGAACATGTTCGAACAATCTTTTACAGGATTCCCTTCAGCCAACGACGGATTCTTCTCCTCGTCCTTCTTCTCCAACGACCCCTTTGCTAGCTCTGG TTTCTGGCACCACCATCACCCCAGGGGGCAACACCAGCCGCAGAGACGTCGCCGTGCGGACCGCGGGGAGGGAGTGAGCGCCACGCAGCAGCAGAGAGCTTACTCATCCCACCCATCTCTGTCCGGCCAGCGAGTTGCTCACAACAATCTCTTGCCGTCGTCTCGTCTCTTTGGCCCCTCGCTGGacagtttcttcttttttcctccCAGCTCGGCGGG GTTTTCTCAGTTCTCCAGCACTAGCTTCGGGGGACcaacagggggaggtaacttCCGCTCTACGTCCACCTCCACCAAATACGTCAACGGCAAGAAAGTCATCACCAAGAA AGTTGTGGAGAACGGACAAGAGACGGTGCTGGTGGAGGAGGATGGTGTTCTCAAGTCTCGCTGCATCAACGGTGTACAGCAAGCTGTAGACGGCGGCTCCAAACCCAGCATCCGGGCTTAG